One region of Oreochromis aureus strain Israel breed Guangdong linkage group 19, ZZ_aureus, whole genome shotgun sequence genomic DNA includes:
- the LOC116330590 gene encoding glutamate-rich protein 1 isoform X2 — MFQSKVLQKLYPAIQEVVTEQSPPHIVEALGKKKPLKSKARGEGAASGAAVKRQSAAKPGRRIYTVLPPPADYDIHSEESVSLQQLKSINSVEEPAEGNNHESDEVLDEEQEAEEQRRRRRRKRKKKGTICQDCGNDEATPGSESGTGQSQTAVDEGAERISRNKKRKLKKKRHKQKLLSMGLMPRAAALEFTYQKDGEEEEGQEEDERRAAEVSDFLRTTMEMYLSDSSSHASTIPDLSATVDGLLGGIDGGSKPNSVLKQLYSLKTFVQQTNTDKLEKALKELCSNSSCMSAEETAAVVTLFQYWITDILPMQGDKKTRAFSNTPMRLPV, encoded by the exons A TGTTCCAGTCAAAAGTTCTCCAGAAGCTTTACCCTGCCATCCAAGAGGTGGTGACGGAACAGAGCCCACCACATATTGTAGAAGCTCTAGGCAAAAAGAAACCTCTGAAAAGCAAAGCTCGTGGAGAGGGCGCGGCCTCAG GGGCTGCAGTGAAGAGACAGAGTGCAGCTAAACCAGGCAGGCGGATCTACACggtccttcctcctcctgcagACTATGATATACATTCAGAGGAATCTGTCTCACTACAGCAGCTAAAAAGCATAAATAGCGTGGAGGAACCAGCTG AGGGGAACAACCACGAGAGCGACGAAGTGCTGGATGAAGAGCAAGAGGCAGAGGAACaacggaggaggaggaggaggaaaaggaagaagaaaggaacCATTTGTCAAGACTGTGGGAATGACGAGGCAACTCCAGGGAGCGAGTCCGGCACAGGTCAGAGTCAGACGGCGGTGGATGAGGGGGCTGAGCGAATTAGCAGGAACAAGAAGcgaaagctgaagaagaaacgGCACAAACAGAAGCTGCTCTCCATGGGTCTGATGCCTCGGGCCGCTGCGCTGGAGTTCACGTATCAAaaagatggagaggaggaggaggggcagGAGGAAGACGAGAGGAGAGCAGCTGAGGTGTCAGACTTCCTGAGGACAACGATGGAAATGTATTTGTCAGATT CTTCGTCGCATGCTTCCAcgatccctgacctgtctgctaCAGTGGACGGCCTTCTGGGCGGCATAGACGGCGGAAGCAAACCTAACTCAGTCCTGAAGCAGCTGTACAGTCTCAAGACGTTTGTTCAGCAAACAAATACAGACAAGCTAGAAAAAGctctgaaggagctctgcagcaaCTCCTCCTGCATGTCTGCAG AGGAAACCGCGGCAGTCGTTACACTCTTCCAATACTGGATCACAGACATTCTTCCCATGCAGGGCGACAAGAAGACTCGTGCTTTCTCCAACACACCCATGAGACTGCCAGTCTAA
- the LOC116330590 gene encoding glutamate-rich protein 1 isoform X1, translated as MAHRKEVFQSKVLQKLYPAIQEVVTEQSPPHIVEALGKKKPLKSKARGEGAASGAAVKRQSAAKPGRRIYTVLPPPADYDIHSEESVSLQQLKSINSVEEPAEGNNHESDEVLDEEQEAEEQRRRRRRKRKKKGTICQDCGNDEATPGSESGTGQSQTAVDEGAERISRNKKRKLKKKRHKQKLLSMGLMPRAAALEFTYQKDGEEEEGQEEDERRAAEVSDFLRTTMEMYLSDSSSHASTIPDLSATVDGLLGGIDGGSKPNSVLKQLYSLKTFVQQTNTDKLEKALKELCSNSSCMSAEETAAVVTLFQYWITDILPMQGDKKTRAFSNTPMRLPV; from the exons ATGGCACATAGGAAAGAAG TGTTCCAGTCAAAAGTTCTCCAGAAGCTTTACCCTGCCATCCAAGAGGTGGTGACGGAACAGAGCCCACCACATATTGTAGAAGCTCTAGGCAAAAAGAAACCTCTGAAAAGCAAAGCTCGTGGAGAGGGCGCGGCCTCAG GGGCTGCAGTGAAGAGACAGAGTGCAGCTAAACCAGGCAGGCGGATCTACACggtccttcctcctcctgcagACTATGATATACATTCAGAGGAATCTGTCTCACTACAGCAGCTAAAAAGCATAAATAGCGTGGAGGAACCAGCTG AGGGGAACAACCACGAGAGCGACGAAGTGCTGGATGAAGAGCAAGAGGCAGAGGAACaacggaggaggaggaggaggaaaaggaagaagaaaggaacCATTTGTCAAGACTGTGGGAATGACGAGGCAACTCCAGGGAGCGAGTCCGGCACAGGTCAGAGTCAGACGGCGGTGGATGAGGGGGCTGAGCGAATTAGCAGGAACAAGAAGcgaaagctgaagaagaaacgGCACAAACAGAAGCTGCTCTCCATGGGTCTGATGCCTCGGGCCGCTGCGCTGGAGTTCACGTATCAAaaagatggagaggaggaggaggggcagGAGGAAGACGAGAGGAGAGCAGCTGAGGTGTCAGACTTCCTGAGGACAACGATGGAAATGTATTTGTCAGATT CTTCGTCGCATGCTTCCAcgatccctgacctgtctgctaCAGTGGACGGCCTTCTGGGCGGCATAGACGGCGGAAGCAAACCTAACTCAGTCCTGAAGCAGCTGTACAGTCTCAAGACGTTTGTTCAGCAAACAAATACAGACAAGCTAGAAAAAGctctgaaggagctctgcagcaaCTCCTCCTGCATGTCTGCAG AGGAAACCGCGGCAGTCGTTACACTCTTCCAATACTGGATCACAGACATTCTTCCCATGCAGGGCGACAAGAAGACTCGTGCTTTCTCCAACACACCCATGAGACTGCCAGTCTAA
- the zgc:193593 gene encoding uncharacterized protein zgc:193593, whose translation MFFRLPRLTPGYIRLLQTQAYHNVPVTPPAEKTVPGMAMLLGAVGIGMCGYSSKQLALYHRPSSRVLQLIGTHTDASAVAHRIPVLDVTRRAGACQEIPPPSFVGDKVPSN comes from the exons ATGTTTTTCAGACTCCCAAGACTCACTCCTGGCTACATCAGGCTGCTGCAG ACGCAGGCCTACCATAATGTGCCCGTGACGCCTCCGGCGGAGAAGACCGTGCCTGGTATGGCTATGCTGCTGGGAGCCGTTGGGATTGGGATGTGTGGCTACAGCTCCAAGCAGTTGGCCCTCTACCATCGGCCCTCTTCCCGTGTCCTGCAGTTGATCGGCACGCACACTGATGCCAGTGCAGTGGCACACAGGATCCCCGTCCTGGATGTGACTCGCCGGGCCGGTGCCTGCCAGGAGATCCCACCTCCCTCGTTTGTTGGCGACAAAGTTCCCTCAAATTAG